In one Streptomyces sp. NBC_01288 genomic region, the following are encoded:
- a CDS encoding haloalkane dehalogenase: MTATATRSTRVLNSTMSHRELGAGAPIVFLHGNPTSSYLWRNVMPGVASGRLLAPDLIGMGDSGKPEIAYSFADHARYLDAWFDALGLRDVVLVGHDWGGALAFDWATRHPDRVRGIAFTETIVKPMTWEEFPDGGRELFRAIKTEGVGEAMLLDENAFIEQALPASSATPLAPADLAVYREPYPTRESRRPLLRWARSMPLGGEPADVVTRIEAYDRWLAASPEVPKLLLTFAPGAGTMMGEDVIAWCAANIAALEIEHADAVAGHHTPEDQPELIAAAISGWVERLGLTYGQRAITR, translated from the coding sequence GTGACCGCCACGGCAACCCGTTCGACGCGCGTCCTCAACTCGACGATGTCCCACCGGGAGTTGGGCGCTGGAGCCCCGATCGTGTTCCTGCACGGCAACCCGACCTCGTCGTACCTGTGGCGGAACGTCATGCCGGGTGTCGCTTCCGGGCGGCTACTGGCGCCGGACCTCATCGGCATGGGCGACTCGGGCAAGCCGGAGATCGCGTACTCCTTCGCCGATCACGCCCGGTACCTGGACGCCTGGTTCGACGCGCTCGGGCTGCGGGACGTGGTGCTGGTCGGGCATGACTGGGGAGGCGCCCTGGCCTTCGACTGGGCCACGCGTCATCCGGACCGGGTGCGGGGCATCGCGTTCACGGAGACCATCGTCAAGCCGATGACCTGGGAGGAGTTTCCGGACGGGGGCCGGGAGCTGTTCCGGGCGATCAAGACGGAGGGCGTCGGCGAGGCCATGCTCCTCGACGAGAACGCCTTCATCGAACAGGCGCTGCCCGCCTCCTCCGCGACCCCGCTCGCCCCGGCCGACCTCGCCGTCTACCGCGAGCCGTACCCGACCCGGGAGAGCCGCCGGCCCCTCCTGCGCTGGGCGCGCTCGATGCCGCTGGGTGGCGAACCCGCCGATGTCGTGACCAGGATCGAGGCCTACGACCGGTGGCTGGCGGCCAGCCCGGAGGTACCCAAGCTGCTGCTCACGTTCGCGCCCGGGGCGGGGACGATGATGGGTGAGGACGTCATCGCCTGGTGCGCGGCGAACATCGCCGCCCTGGAGATCGAGCACGCGGACGCCGTCGCCGGCCATCACACACCGGAGGACCAGCCCGAGTTGATCGCGGCCGCGATATCGGGCTGGGTGGAGCGGCTCGGCCTTACGTATGGTCAGAGAGCGATCACGAGGTGA
- a CDS encoding cupin domain-containing protein: MTPEDLVAHYDLEPIPREGGLFRQTWAGPERPDGRPEGTAIVALLTADDFSALHRLPADEVWHFYLGDPLELLLLAPDGTSSTAVLGPDPLHGRHLQFTVPGGTWMGARVVAGGTWSFFGCTMAPGFTYDGYEHGDAGELTARYARTPAEAARITGLCRP; the protein is encoded by the coding sequence GTGACCCCTGAAGACCTCGTCGCCCACTACGACCTGGAGCCGATCCCCCGCGAGGGCGGCCTGTTCCGCCAGACGTGGGCGGGCCCGGAACGGCCCGACGGCCGCCCGGAGGGCACCGCGATCGTCGCCCTGCTCACAGCGGACGACTTCTCCGCGCTCCACCGCCTCCCCGCCGACGAGGTCTGGCACTTCTACCTCGGTGACCCGCTCGAACTCCTGCTCCTCGCCCCGGACGGCACGTCGAGCACGGCGGTCCTCGGGCCGGACCCGCTGCACGGCCGGCACCTCCAGTTCACCGTGCCCGGCGGCACCTGGATGGGGGCACGGGTGGTGGCGGGCGGCACGTGGTCGTTCTTCGGCTGCACGATGGCACCCGGCTTCACCTACGACGGCTACGAGCACGGCGACGCGGGCGAGTTGACCGCCCGCTACGCCCGCACCCCGGCCGAGGCCGCCCGCATCACCGGGCTGTGCCGCCCGTGA
- a CDS encoding TetR/AcrR family transcriptional regulator, translating to MTDSKDSRPAQSAQPAKSAQPAKPARPAAGKRQRLTTATARVLHEQGVERTTIADIARAADVPTGNVYYYFKTKDELIEAALSEHTGNLETLTAQLDRLPDPRERLKALIGGWVEQKDMAARHGCPMGTLAVELDKRYEDGLDLAAGQVIRRLVDWVAEQYRQLGAADPEGLALTLIGAYQGMSLLSNALRDPEIMTREGARLIRELDSLDGLDSRV from the coding sequence GTGACTGACTCAAAGGATTCCCGGCCCGCCCAGTCGGCGCAGCCTGCCAAGTCGGCGCAGCCCGCCAAGCCAGCCCGGCCCGCCGCCGGCAAACGGCAGCGCCTGACGACCGCCACCGCCCGGGTCCTGCACGAGCAGGGCGTGGAGCGTACGACCATCGCCGACATCGCCCGCGCCGCCGACGTCCCGACGGGCAACGTCTACTACTACTTCAAGACCAAGGACGAGCTGATCGAGGCGGCCCTCTCCGAGCACACCGGCAACCTGGAGACCCTGACCGCGCAGCTCGACCGGCTCCCCGACCCGCGCGAACGCCTCAAGGCCCTCATCGGCGGCTGGGTCGAGCAGAAGGACATGGCGGCACGCCACGGCTGCCCCATGGGCACCCTCGCCGTAGAGCTGGACAAGCGCTACGAGGACGGCCTCGATCTCGCCGCGGGCCAGGTCATACGGCGACTGGTGGACTGGGTGGCGGAGCAGTACCGGCAGCTCGGCGCGGCCGACCCCGAGGGCCTCGCCCTGACTCTGATCGGCGCCTATCAGGGCATGTCGTTGCTCTCCAACGCCCTGCGCGACCCGGAGATCATGACCCGTGAAGGGGCCCGGCTGATCAGGGAGTTGGACAGTCTGGACGGTCTGGACAGCCGGGTCTGA
- a CDS encoding copper resistance CopC/CopD family protein has protein sequence MLLGSLLVLLLLGTAGTASAHAALESTDPADGSVLKSAPRSVTLTFSESVALLDDSFRVYDPDNRRVRTSSAHHAKDAGDTASVTLPAKLGTGTFTVAWRVVSADSHPVSGAFTFSIGKPSATTTPITTAPTEEPLTGSLYDVARYFAYIAAALLIGTATFVALCRPPNPTVLNKPILMGWWTLLAATVALLILRAPYEAGTGLATAFEPSAIPKTLTSRPGLALAARVVLIAATAFYLLRLRGRERFGRVALGTGAVLAVGLALTWASAEHASAGIQVPVAMTSAVLHLLAMSVWLGGLTALLTVLYRSSDLDAAPVARFSRLAFASVTVLVVTGIYQSWRGLGSWDALTGTSYGRILLVKLGAVTLLLAVAGWSRQWTGRLVGAEVRLRVPELVRAGADGTVASGESSGGAGEGASRPGDGSEDGGDGAQDRGDGSKDRYRRGLRRSVLFEVGVGVVVLVITTLLTNTLPGRAAADAQKTATPAGIPAASVTTVPFRVGNSGGKVQITLDPGRVGLNSVEAVVYGPDGGFATVPELRLSFTLAAQKIGPLDADVKDEGGYWGTNSLNLPIAGTWTMKVTVRTTDVDQVSVSRQVRIVR, from the coding sequence GTGCTGCTGGGCTCCCTGCTGGTCCTGCTCCTCCTCGGCACCGCGGGCACCGCGTCCGCGCACGCCGCCCTCGAATCCACCGACCCCGCCGACGGCAGCGTCCTCAAGTCCGCCCCCCGCAGCGTCACCCTCACCTTCTCCGAGTCCGTCGCCCTCCTCGACGACTCCTTCCGCGTCTACGACCCCGACAACCGGCGGGTGAGGACGAGTTCCGCGCACCACGCGAAGGACGCGGGCGACACGGCGAGCGTGACCCTCCCGGCCAAGCTCGGCACCGGGACCTTCACGGTCGCCTGGCGCGTGGTCTCGGCCGACAGCCACCCGGTCTCGGGCGCCTTCACCTTCTCCATCGGTAAACCCTCCGCCACCACCACCCCCATCACCACGGCCCCGACCGAGGAACCCCTCACCGGCAGCCTCTACGACGTAGCCCGCTACTTCGCGTACATAGCCGCGGCCCTCCTCATCGGTACCGCCACCTTCGTGGCTCTGTGCCGCCCCCCGAACCCGACCGTCCTCAACAAGCCGATCCTGATGGGCTGGTGGACCCTGCTGGCGGCGACGGTCGCCCTCCTCATCCTCCGCGCGCCCTACGAAGCGGGCACCGGCCTGGCCACGGCCTTCGAACCCTCCGCGATCCCGAAGACACTGACTTCCCGCCCTGGCCTGGCACTTGCGGCCCGGGTGGTCCTGATCGCCGCAACAGCCTTCTATCTCCTACGACTTCGGGGGCGGGAGCGGTTCGGACGGGTGGCCCTGGGGACGGGTGCCGTCCTCGCGGTCGGGCTGGCGCTGACCTGGGCGTCGGCGGAGCACGCGTCCGCCGGGATCCAGGTGCCGGTGGCGATGACCTCGGCGGTGCTGCATCTGCTCGCTATGTCGGTGTGGCTGGGCGGCCTGACGGCCCTGCTCACCGTCCTCTACCGCTCGTCGGACCTCGACGCGGCCCCGGTGGCCCGTTTCTCCCGCCTCGCCTTCGCCTCGGTGACCGTCCTCGTCGTCACCGGCATCTACCAGTCCTGGCGCGGCCTCGGCTCCTGGGACGCCCTGACCGGGACGTCGTACGGCCGCATCCTCCTCGTGAAGCTCGGCGCGGTGACGCTGCTGCTCGCGGTGGCGGGGTGGTCGCGGCAGTGGACGGGGCGGCTGGTGGGGGCGGAAGTACGGCTCCGGGTACCGGAGTTGGTGCGGGCGGGGGCGGACGGGACGGTGGCTTCGGGGGAGTCTTCGGGAGGTGCGGGCGAGGGCGCCTCGCGTCCCGGTGACGGTTCCGAGGACGGGGGCGATGGTGCCCAGGACCGGGGTGACGGTTCCAAGGACCGGTACCGGCGCGGTCTGCGCCGCTCGGTGCTGTTCGAAGTCGGCGTCGGTGTCGTGGTGTTGGTGATCACCACCCTGCTGACCAACACCCTCCCCGGCCGGGCCGCGGCGGACGCGCAGAAGACGGCGACACCGGCCGGGATACCGGCGGCCTCGGTCACCACCGTCCCGTTCCGCGTCGGCAACTCCGGCGGCAAGGTACAGATCACCCTCGACCCCGGACGTGTCGGCCTGAACTCCGTCGAGGCGGTGGTCTACGGCCCCGACGGCGGTTTCGCCACCGTCCCCGAACTCCGGCTCTCCTTCACCCTCGCGGCCCAGAAGATCGGCCCCCTCGACGCCGACGTCAAGGACGAGGGCGGCTATTGGGGGACCAACTCCCTCAACCTGCCGATCGCCGGGACGTGGACGATGAAGGTCACGGTCAGGACGACGGACGTGGACCAGGTGAGCGTGTCCCGTCAGGTGCGGATCGTGCGGTAG
- a CDS encoding GNAT family N-acetyltransferase has protein sequence MTTQIYRDAWGIPHLRADSADELARAQGRVTALDRGWQIEVERHRAQGTSASFLGVGALPWDLFARRVRLDDTARRCFEALEKRDPETARWVRAYVDGVNEGLGVGTSGSGGGEGAASAPASASVAGMGDASLSGSGGMGVPASGSRGTGTLISGSRGTGDASPSGFGGAGVPASGPGGMGVLASGPDRAGAPTSGSGGTGGASPSGFGGAGVPASGPGGMGVLVSGPDRAGAPTSGSGGTGGAWPSGFGGAGVPASGPGGTGVFASGRDRAGAPTSGSDRTGTPAPTSDKTAAPAPEFADSGLTPGHWDPWTPLGIWLATHILFAGFPAKLWREEAIRHLGPDAVGLFATDGPGISGSNGWLVSGERTVTGRAVLAGDPHRFIEDPGVYQQVHLSCPEFDVVGLTVPGVPGIAHFGHTGTVAWAITNAMADYQDLYRERLRRTGAGVEALGPDGSWRRAARHMEIIEVAGEESVEVEVIETERGPVVIGGPEGLDGGIVGGAEGLDVGIIGEPEGRDGSVSAPLDIPPLAVSLRYPPRVTDDLGFTTLLPLLRARQVADVDRAFDDWAEPVNVVQAADTEGGLLHRVVGKVPLRAESNRTRLVPAWEPGHEWSGWHQPPRGHLTDDGIAVMANQRGPATPLGVEFAPSHRADRITALLAEREKWSAADMPAIHMDAHLGSATPLLDHLAVLTDLSPEASALRDRLLTWDRRMDADSTDAAAYAAVRGAVVRRLAAHPAFAALAEPPAYPEVFAPWLALLPRVAFALEHLLSARELYGIDRSEIVRAAVEEAAAKPVGMWGDTHRLAPWRASGGSPTPGPGLAGDHDCVLCTSAVPGLTDLSARGPAARFVWDLARREDSLWVVPLGASGVPGSPHHRDQLPLWLKGDLAPVITDFTRLEPHRDTAPTREPVHSQHITGFGTVRILPLDPVADAGTIHRWVSEQRASFWGMNGLTQAQVTEIYAHMDTLDTHHAHLVTRDDEPVALLQTYDPAADRVGDCYAVEPGDIGIHLLLAPAGPDGDRPGWSATLMGVLATYVLLGLDRRRVVVDPDVRNEKAIARFLRQGFVAGPRVVLPEVDIPDVFIPEKRAQLAFLPREVAFP, from the coding sequence GCGCGTGCGGCTCGACGACACGGCTCGGCGTTGTTTCGAGGCCTTGGAGAAGCGGGACCCGGAGACCGCGCGCTGGGTTCGGGCGTATGTCGACGGGGTCAATGAGGGGTTGGGGGTTGGTACTTCGGGATCTGGGGGTGGCGAGGGGGCCGCTTCCGCGCCGGCCTCCGCTTCCGTGGCCGGGATGGGGGACGCCTCGCTCTCCGGGTCGGGCGGGATGGGCGTACCCGCCTCGGGGTCGCGCGGGACGGGCACCCTCATCTCCGGGTCGCGCGGGACCGGAGACGCCTCGCCCTCCGGGTTCGGCGGAGCAGGTGTCCCTGCCTCGGGGCCGGGCGGGATGGGTGTCTTGGCCTCCGGGCCGGACCGGGCAGGCGCCCCCACCTCCGGGTCGGGCGGGACCGGAGGCGCCTCGCCCTCCGGGTTCGGCGGAGCAGGTGTCCCTGCCTCGGGGCCGGGCGGGATGGGTGTCTTGGTCTCCGGGCCGGACCGGGCAGGCGCCCCCACCTCCGGGTCGGGCGGGACCGGAGGCGCCTGGCCCTCCGGGTTCGGCGGAGCAGGTGTTCCCGCCTCGGGGCCGGGCGGGACGGGCGTCTTCGCCTCCGGTCGGGACCGAGCAGGCGCCCCCACCTCCGGGTCGGACAGAACAGGCACCCCCGCCCCCACGTCGGACAAGACAGCCGCCCCGGCCCCCGAGTTCGCCGACTCCGGCCTAACCCCCGGCCATTGGGACCCCTGGACCCCTCTCGGTATCTGGCTGGCCACCCACATCCTCTTCGCCGGGTTCCCCGCCAAGCTCTGGCGCGAAGAGGCGATACGGCACCTCGGGCCGGACGCCGTCGGGCTGTTCGCAACCGACGGCCCCGGTATCTCCGGCAGCAACGGCTGGCTGGTCAGCGGGGAACGGACCGTGACCGGGCGGGCCGTGCTCGCCGGTGATCCGCATCGCTTCATCGAGGACCCCGGCGTCTACCAGCAAGTCCACCTCTCCTGCCCGGAGTTCGACGTCGTCGGCCTCACCGTGCCCGGCGTCCCCGGTATCGCCCACTTCGGACACACCGGCACGGTCGCCTGGGCCATCACCAACGCCATGGCCGACTACCAGGATCTGTACCGGGAACGGTTGCGCCGCACCGGCGCCGGGGTGGAAGCCCTTGGCCCGGACGGGAGTTGGCGGCGCGCGGCCCGGCACATGGAGATCATCGAGGTGGCGGGGGAGGAGTCCGTCGAGGTCGAGGTGATCGAGACCGAGCGCGGGCCCGTCGTCATCGGCGGACCGGAAGGGCTTGACGGAGGCATCGTCGGCGGGGCGGAAGGACTCGACGTAGGCATCATCGGCGAACCGGAAGGGCGCGACGGAAGCGTCAGCGCCCCACTCGACATCCCGCCCCTCGCCGTCAGCCTCCGTTACCCGCCCCGCGTCACCGACGACCTCGGCTTCACCACACTCCTCCCCCTCCTCCGCGCCCGCCAAGTCGCCGACGTGGACCGGGCGTTCGACGACTGGGCCGAACCCGTCAACGTCGTCCAGGCCGCCGACACCGAGGGCGGACTGCTGCACCGGGTCGTCGGCAAGGTGCCCTTGCGTGCCGAGTCCAACCGCACCCGGCTCGTCCCCGCCTGGGAACCCGGTCACGAGTGGAGCGGCTGGCATCAACCACCCCGCGGACACCTCACCGACGACGGCATCGCCGTCATGGCCAACCAACGCGGCCCCGCCACCCCACTCGGCGTCGAGTTCGCCCCGAGCCACCGCGCCGACCGCATCACCGCACTGCTCGCCGAACGCGAGAAGTGGTCCGCCGCCGACATGCCCGCGATCCACATGGACGCCCATCTCGGTTCCGCCACACCCCTGTTGGACCACCTGGCGGTCTTGACCGACCTCAGCCCCGAGGCCTCCGCACTCCGCGACCGGCTGCTGACCTGGGACCGCCGCATGGACGCCGACAGCACCGACGCCGCCGCCTACGCGGCCGTGCGCGGCGCTGTCGTACGACGGCTCGCGGCGCACCCGGCGTTCGCCGCGCTGGCCGAACCGCCCGCGTACCCGGAGGTGTTCGCGCCGTGGCTCGCGTTGCTCCCCCGCGTCGCCTTCGCGCTCGAACACCTGCTGAGCGCACGGGAGTTGTACGGCATCGACCGGTCGGAGATCGTACGGGCGGCGGTCGAGGAGGCCGCGGCGAAGCCGGTCGGTATGTGGGGCGACACCCATCGCCTCGCACCCTGGCGGGCGTCCGGCGGAAGCCCAACTCCCGGTCCCGGCCTGGCCGGTGACCACGACTGCGTGCTGTGCACCTCCGCCGTACCCGGGCTCACCGATCTCAGCGCGCGGGGTCCGGCGGCCCGCTTCGTGTGGGACCTGGCCCGACGGGAGGACAGCCTGTGGGTGGTGCCGTTGGGGGCGTCGGGCGTGCCCGGTTCACCGCACCACCGCGATCAACTGCCCTTGTGGCTCAAGGGAGATCTGGCCCCGGTGATCACCGACTTCACCCGGCTCGAACCTCACAGAGACACAGCCCCCACCCGTGAACCGGTCCACTCACAACACATCACCGGCTTCGGCACCGTCCGCATCCTCCCCCTCGACCCGGTCGCCGACGCCGGGACGATCCACCGCTGGGTCAGTGAGCAACGGGCCTCGTTCTGGGGCATGAACGGCCTCACCCAGGCCCAAGTCACCGAGATCTACGCCCACATGGACACCCTCGACACCCACCACGCCCACCTGGTCACGAGGGACGACGAACCCGTCGCACTCCTCCAGACCTACGACCCCGCAGCCGACCGCGTCGGCGACTGCTACGCCGTAGAACCCGGAGACATCGGCATCCACCTCCTCCTCGCACCCGCCGGACCCGACGGCGACCGGCCCGGCTGGTCGGCGACGCTGATGGGCGTCCTCGCCACCTACGTCCTGCTCGGGCTGGACCGGCGCCGGGTCGTGGTCGATCCGGACGTGCGGAACGAGAAGGCGATCGCGCGGTTCCTGCGGCAGGGGTTCGTGGCGGGCCCGAGGGTCGTCCTCCCGGAGGTGGACATCCCGGACGTCTTCATCCCCGAAAAGCGCGCTCAACTGGCATTTCTCCCTCGCGAGGTGGCCTTCCCGTAG
- a CDS encoding SDR family oxidoreductase, which produces MIAVTGATGNVGRTLVRILTEDQVPVTAVARHIGEAQVPPGVRAVAADLGEPDGLRGAFEGARALFLLMAGERPYDILDVAKAAGVRKVVLVSSQGAGTRPEAYAQPRQFEAAVRESGLDWTILRPGGLDSNAFAWAESIRAGRTAAAPFGDVGLPFADPDDVAEVAATVLRDDTHTGATYVLTGPAPTTPRARAAAIAAALGEPVTFTEQSRAQAYELMARFMPLPLVEGTLSILGTPSEEEQRVSPDAERVLGRAPGTFAAWAERNAVAFR; this is translated from the coding sequence ATGATCGCGGTGACAGGAGCGACCGGGAACGTGGGACGGACGCTGGTGCGGATCCTCACGGAGGACCAGGTCCCGGTGACGGCCGTGGCCCGGCACATCGGCGAGGCCCAAGTGCCGCCCGGGGTGCGGGCGGTGGCCGCCGACCTGGGCGAACCGGACGGTCTGCGGGGTGCGTTCGAGGGGGCCCGGGCGCTGTTCCTGCTGATGGCGGGCGAGCGGCCGTACGACATTCTGGACGTGGCCAAGGCGGCCGGTGTCCGCAAGGTGGTGCTGGTGTCCTCGCAGGGGGCGGGGACCCGGCCCGAGGCGTACGCACAACCGCGTCAATTCGAGGCGGCCGTACGGGAGTCGGGGCTCGACTGGACGATCCTGCGGCCGGGCGGGCTGGACAGCAACGCGTTCGCCTGGGCCGAGTCGATCCGCGCCGGGCGCACGGCGGCGGCACCCTTCGGTGACGTGGGCCTGCCCTTCGCCGACCCCGACGACGTGGCCGAGGTCGCCGCCACCGTGCTGCGCGACGACACCCACACGGGCGCGACCTACGTCCTGACCGGCCCCGCGCCGACGACACCGCGCGCGCGGGCGGCGGCGATAGCGGCGGCACTGGGTGAGCCGGTGACCTTCACGGAGCAGTCCCGCGCGCAGGCGTATGAGCTGATGGCACGGTTCATGCCCCTGCCCCTGGTCGAGGGCACGCTGAGCATCCTGGGGACGCCGTCCGAGGAGGAGCAGCGGGTGAGTCCCGATGCGGAGCGGGTGTTGGGGCGGGCCCCGGGTACGTTCGCGGCGTGGGCGGAGCGGAACGCGGTGGCGTTCCGGTGA
- a CDS encoding SDR family NAD(P)-dependent oxidoreductase has translation MPPVSGLLEGQFALVTGASGGIGRGIALRFAEEGAAGVVVHCRTAVGAAGEVASRVRESGARAVVLQADLTDDDACRGLVREAAEWSGGRLTALVNNAGVQPTQPLPGMTAADWRTVVDTNLTSVFACTQAAAEVMREHGAGGTVTHIASIEASAPAALHAHYSASKAAVVMHARSAALEYGPYGIRVNTVSPGLIDREGLAEAWPDGVRRWREAAPTGRLGRPEDVGDACVFLASRLASWVTGHDLVVDGGVLARPTW, from the coding sequence GTGCCGCCCGTGAGCGGCCTGCTGGAGGGCCAGTTCGCCCTGGTCACGGGCGCGAGCGGCGGCATCGGCCGGGGGATCGCGCTGCGGTTCGCGGAGGAGGGCGCGGCGGGAGTCGTCGTCCACTGTCGTACGGCTGTGGGGGCGGCCGGTGAAGTCGCTTCCCGGGTGCGGGAGTCGGGCGCCCGAGCCGTCGTACTGCAAGCCGATCTGACCGACGACGACGCCTGCCGCGGACTGGTCCGCGAGGCGGCGGAGTGGAGCGGCGGACGGCTGACCGCGCTGGTCAACAACGCGGGCGTACAGCCCACCCAACCCCTGCCCGGCATGACGGCGGCGGACTGGCGGACAGTCGTCGACACCAACCTGACCAGCGTCTTCGCCTGCACACAGGCTGCGGCCGAGGTGATGAGAGAACACGGTGCCGGCGGCACGGTGACGCACATCGCGTCCATCGAGGCGAGCGCGCCGGCCGCCCTCCACGCGCACTACTCCGCGTCCAAGGCCGCCGTCGTCATGCACGCGCGGTCGGCCGCCCTGGAGTACGGCCCGTACGGCATCCGCGTCAACACGGTCTCGCCCGGTCTGATCGACCGGGAGGGGTTGGCGGAGGCGTGGCCCGACGGGGTGCGGAGGTGGCGGGAGGCGGCGCCGACGGGGAGGCTGGGGCGGCCGGAGGATGTCGGGGACGCGTGTGTGTTCCTGGCCTCGCGTCTCGCCTCCTGGGTCACCGGGCACGACCTGGTCGTGGACGGCGGAGTGTTGGCGCGGCCCACCTGGTGA
- a CDS encoding DUF4041 domain-containing protein: MLKDARDTAKETERTRKEVFDGERRLADLQARIVVTDETAMLQEAGVYAYRHALHDAIAYRSRLDTLQTEIKNLARTDRAVLAITGWTVNGSTREGQKMVRDFSKLMLRAYNAEADYAVRTMRPHRLRSLVDRLCKSRETIAKLGATMHIRISDQYHSARVRELELTADFMQKKDAEMEAKLAEIEGALQDVETRAANIRTGYVYVISNVGAFGDRVVKIGMTRRLEPLDRIYELSGAAVPFRFDVHALIFSKDAVGLEAELHRQFAPRRVNQVNSRKEFFYATPTEVRDALRPFTGQHLIEFTEEPQALEWRASKQPT, encoded by the coding sequence GTGTTGAAGGACGCCCGGGACACGGCGAAGGAGACCGAGCGGACGCGCAAGGAGGTGTTCGACGGTGAGCGGCGGCTCGCCGACTTGCAGGCGCGGATCGTGGTCACGGACGAGACCGCGATGTTGCAGGAGGCCGGGGTCTACGCCTACCGGCACGCCCTGCACGACGCCATCGCCTACCGCAGCCGGCTCGACACCCTGCAGACCGAGATCAAGAACCTCGCCCGCACCGACCGGGCGGTACTCGCCATCACGGGCTGGACAGTCAACGGCTCCACGCGCGAGGGCCAGAAGATGGTCCGCGACTTCTCCAAGCTGATGCTGCGCGCCTACAACGCCGAGGCCGACTACGCGGTGCGGACCATGCGCCCGCACCGGCTGCGCTCGCTGGTCGACCGCCTCTGCAAGAGCCGCGAGACGATCGCCAAGCTCGGCGCCACCATGCACATCCGGATCAGCGACCAGTACCACAGCGCGCGGGTACGGGAGTTGGAGCTCACCGCCGACTTCATGCAGAAGAAGGACGCGGAGATGGAGGCCAAACTCGCCGAGATCGAGGGCGCGTTGCAGGACGTCGAGACCCGCGCGGCGAACATCCGCACCGGCTATGTCTACGTCATCTCGAACGTCGGCGCGTTCGGCGATCGCGTCGTGAAGATCGGCATGACCCGCAGACTCGAACCCCTCGACCGGATCTACGAGTTGAGCGGCGCGGCGGTGCCGTTCCGCTTCGACGTGCACGCGCTGATCTTCAGCAAGGACGCGGTCGGCCTGGAAGCGGAACTCCACCGGCAGTTCGCCCCACGCCGGGTGAACCAGGTCAACAGCCGCAAGGAGTTCTTCTACGCCACCCCGACCGAAGTACGGGACGCGCTACGGCCGTTCACCGGCCAGCATCTGATCGAGTTCACGGAAGAGCCTCAGGCACTGGAATGGCGGGCCAGCAAGCAGCCGACGTGA
- a CDS encoding DinB family protein: MIDEFAKDNLHGRLRRDREALLWKLDGLSEYDARRPLTATGTNLLGLVKHVALVEARYFGGVFDRPSPEPLPRWQDSDGSDQWATEDETSEQIIGFYRRTWEHSDATINELPLDAPGHVPWWPEPYPNTNLFAVMTHVLSETVRHAGHADILREGLDGRTGLRAEHERQIDEEARAAHRAKIEQAARSAAPIKA; this comes from the coding sequence ATGATCGATGAATTCGCGAAAGACAACCTGCACGGGAGACTGCGGCGGGACCGCGAGGCGCTGCTCTGGAAACTCGACGGCTTGTCCGAATACGACGCCCGCCGACCTTTGACAGCCACCGGGACCAACCTCCTCGGCCTGGTCAAACACGTGGCTCTGGTCGAGGCCAGGTACTTCGGCGGGGTCTTCGACCGCCCTTCCCCGGAACCGCTGCCCAGGTGGCAGGACTCCGACGGCAGCGATCAGTGGGCGACCGAGGACGAGACCAGCGAGCAGATCATCGGGTTCTACCGGCGCACGTGGGAACACTCGGACGCGACGATCAACGAGCTTCCCCTCGACGCCCCCGGCCACGTGCCGTGGTGGCCGGAGCCTTACCCCAACACGAACCTGTTCGCCGTCATGACCCATGTCCTCAGCGAGACCGTCCGGCATGCCGGGCACGCCGACATCCTGCGCGAGGGCCTCGACGGCCGGACCGGGCTGCGCGCCGAACACGAGCGGCAGATCGACGAGGAAGCCCGTGCGGCCCACCGCGCGAAGATCGAGCAGGCCGCGCGGTCGGCCGCACCGATCAAGGCTTAG
- a CDS encoding DUF4265 domain-containing protein produces MMTVMESAVEKIKVWFRLVPREGWFPQDTEGLWATKLGDDTARVQNAPFLQDGVAEGDVVRYRTDSHGLHWAVGRVSSSGNCTVRVVPVPTGPLGRSPQAVHQRLSAFSLGGEVFSVDFPMLAFTAPAGADFTGIKALLTQGQEEGWWHYEVGCGTDEWWNA; encoded by the coding sequence ATGATGACCGTCATGGAGAGCGCGGTCGAGAAGATCAAGGTCTGGTTCCGCCTTGTCCCTCGTGAGGGGTGGTTCCCACAGGACACGGAAGGGCTGTGGGCCACGAAGCTCGGCGACGATACGGCCCGTGTGCAGAACGCCCCCTTCCTTCAGGACGGGGTGGCCGAAGGCGACGTGGTGCGGTACCGGACCGACTCCCACGGGCTCCACTGGGCCGTCGGTCGGGTCAGCTCCTCCGGCAACTGCACGGTCCGTGTGGTGCCCGTGCCCACCGGGCCCCTGGGACGCAGTCCGCAGGCGGTGCATCAGCGCCTTTCGGCGTTCAGTCTTGGAGGCGAGGTCTTCAGTGTGGACTTCCCCATGCTGGCCTTCACCGCGCCGGCCGGCGCGGACTTCACCGGGATCAAGGCCCTTCTGACGCAAGGCCAAGAGGAAGGCTGGTGGCACTATGAGGTCGGCTGTGGCACCGATGAGTGGTGGAACGCCTGA